CCGCGGCACTCCCTGGGTACTATTAGTGGCACACCAGTGTGCTGCGGCACATCTTGTCACTATCAGTGACATATCAGAATGCCACGGCACCTCTGAAACAGTGTTTCGGAGGCACTATCAACACAATTATATATGTCACCACATCGTTGCTTTACCTTCAGGTGTCAAATAAGAATAGTCAACAGAGTAGCGTTAGCATCTATAtgcaggaataataataataataataataataataataataataataataataataataataataataataataagagtaaatTCAGGTATGCACTTGATATGAGACCAAAATGAACGGGAGGGGTAAGAGTTATATAGAATCCATCTAAGGAAGGAGAGAAAAcgtccagttcctcggatcaagagcccaatCAGTGCTACAAGAGACTTTCCCTTCTTGAAAAGGGGGTTATGGCCTGAAGTTCAGGTTTGTCTCTGTTTATAATATGGAGCACAAATATATTCCGAGTTATTTTTAGAAAATTTGCTATTATAGATTATTCATTATAAATACTTTTGGTCTGTTGTTAATTTATTTAAAActcataaaagttttttttactttgCAGAAATTTGTCAACGTTGGAGAGGCTCTACTTGAGGGGAAACACTATACAGATCCTGTACAACAATACATTTGCAGGTCTCACTAACCTTAAACACCTTGACCTCTCAGACAACAGCATCATCTTTCAAACAAGCAGAGACATCACCAGACTTATCCGTGTCCCCTTGAGATCAATCTCTGTGCCCTACCACGAAAGCTTCATACTACGTGGGCGACAGCGTAACTTAGCCTCTCCTATTATCAAATGGACCCAAGAAAATTCTCATCTGAAGCATCGAACAAATGTGTTTGGTAACCCGCATGAAACTGGACCTCTAGCGTCGTGGTTGGCGAGTATTAAGGTTGGTGGCCACCATAACAGTGGCAAGGAAAACGTTCTGACACCAGAGAAGGAAGTGATGAAATTAGAGGGGTTATTAAGACTAGAGAATATATACAATGCACAGCTGAACACTTTTCTTCCATTTCAAGGACTTAAAGGGTTAAAGTATCTCGATCTGTCAAAAAATGAAATTCGAAATATATTTCCGGAGCTTTGGGAGGATCTAAACCAGCTTAATTACTTGGCTTTGGGATCCAACAATATTGAGGACTGGAGTATACCGACTTTCTCTAACGTTACAAATTTAATGGTTCTCTCGCTGACTAGTAACTCCCTCAAGATTCTTACAGAAGCAATGATGCTGGACTTCAGTAAAAAAAGTCTGCTTAGTGTGGACCTCCGTTTCAACGAGTTCGAGTGTGAGTGTTACATACAAAATTTTAACGGCACTCTAAATACTACACACTTCGTACAATGGTCCAAATATTATTGTAATAAAGATGGGAATATTCTCACTTTCACTGAATACATCAACACAGCCTCCTGCATGGAAAAGCCTCAAATCT
This region of Cherax quadricarinatus isolate ZL_2023a chromosome 57, ASM3850222v1, whole genome shotgun sequence genomic DNA includes:
- the LOC128693412 gene encoding toll-like receptor 13, with product MVTNTLQKDRGGVHQVLETIHTTEEEVKRMLSELDTSKVPLGKVKVPYFQDLHNLHFLCLSNCQISHIEPFSFRNLSTLERLYLRGNTIQILYNNTFAGLTNLKHLDLSDNSIIFQTSRDITRLIRVPLRSISVPYHESFILRGRQRNLASPIIKWTQENSHLKHRTNVFGNPHETGPLASWLASIKVGGHHNSGKENVLTPEKEVMKLEGLLRLENIYNAQLNTFLPFQGLKGLKYLDLSKNEIRNIFPELWEDLNQLNYLALGSNNIEDWSIPTFSNVTNLMVLSLTSNSLKILTEAMMLDFSKKSLLSVDLRFNEFECECYIQNFNGTLNTTHFVQWSKYYCNKDGNILTFTEYINTASCMEKPQILPTDHPDYALKIIIFCIASALFIVIMLMTVYKNRWYMRYVTYNIRMRTTRKKLDSDKYLYDIFVCYSQSDRQWVFEHLLLKLEDVGNSYRVCVHERDFTVGQEITENIINSVELSRKVTSQLYFCIPLTRFIL